From a single Miscanthus floridulus cultivar M001 chromosome 8, ASM1932011v1, whole genome shotgun sequence genomic region:
- the LOC136470354 gene encoding uncharacterized protein, which translates to MDTSARKWKDYKANLKEKFFDETLTDEQMKERLKNILNDDDINDLIKFWRSPKCQARTERGKANRAKLTVHHTSGSISHACRSYNLGKALGRPPRRDEVYINTHTRKNGVPLREEAGTIDEIKAIVEAQPELKDRTIQEGDAYAAVCGAKEPRGRVRVLGLGPTPQEIGTPGLKALMSTRMQMEIFARQKAESKNRALEQRIAELEEERMAQGRTNVEVLSQHGSNSRQYASSTPERPIDEAHNALRCEDYDNYVEDEDYGEEDENLLPRRHAAARSAMNITTTTNVRPCFANDTHVEMEETLPPSRPAVARSAMNMTTAPTSDIHPYFANDTHVEMEEPLPPSWPAVACSVINMTTTPTNDILPRFTNDTHVILQCCNNVSL; encoded by the exons ATGGATACGTCTGCAAGGAAGTGGAAGGACTACAAGGCAAACTTAAAAGAGAAGTTTTTTGATGAAACATTAACAGATGAACAAATGAAGGAAAGGCTTAAAAATATATTAAATGATGATGACATCAATGATCTTATTAAATTTTGGAGGTCTCCTAAATGTCAA GCTCGCACTGAAAGAGGAAAAGCAAATCGTGCGAAGTTGACGGTTCATCATACATCTGGAAGCATCAGCCATGCTTGCCGTAGTTATAATCTG GGTAAAGCACTTGGACGCCCCCCTCGAAGAGATGAAGTGTACATCAATACACATACAAGGAAAAATGGAGTACCATTAAGGGAGGAGGCAGGAACGATT GATGAGATTAAAGCCATTGTTGAAGCTCAACCAGAGTTGAAGGATAGAACAATTCAAGAAGGCGATGCCTATGCTGCTGTTTGTGGAGCAAAGGAGCCAAGAGGACGTGTTCGTGTTTTGGGTCTAGGACCAACTCCCCAAGAGATTGGTACCCCAGGGCTCAAAGCACTCATgtcaacaaggatgcaaatggaaATTTTTGCTCGACAGAAAGCTGAAAGTAAGAACAGAGCTCTTGAGCAACGCATTGCGGAATTGGAAGAGGAAAGGATGGCACAAGGAAGGACAAATGTTGAAGTCCTATCACAGCATGGCTCTAATTCACGACAGTATGCG AGTTCGACACCTGAAAGACCTATCGACGAGGCACATAATGCTCTTCGGTGCGAAGACTATGATAATTATGTAGAGGATGAAGACTATGGTGAGGAGGATGAGAACTTGCTCCCCCGTAGGCATGCTGCAGCCCGATCAGCTATGaacattacaacaacaacaaatgtTCGCCCTTGCTTTGCAAATGATACACAT GTTGAAATGGAAGAGACCTTGCCCCCCTCTAGGCCTGCTGTTGCCCGATCAGCTATGAACATGACTACTGCACCAACAAGTGATATCCACCCTTACTTTGCAAATGATACACAT GTTGAAATGGAAGAGCCCTTGCCCCCCTCTTGGCCTGCTGTTGCCTGTTCAGTTATTAACATGACTACTACACCAACAAATGATATCCTCCCTCGCTTTACAAATGATACACATGTAATCTTGCAATGCTGCAACAATGTTTCTCTGTGA